The following proteins come from a genomic window of Diorhabda carinulata isolate Delta chromosome X, icDioCari1.1, whole genome shotgun sequence:
- the LOC130901882 gene encoding small lysine-rich protein 1: MPGKGKKKKTKNGDANKKKGGKPRKSGGGRKSRSKSARCNVDIFTEIAMENAYTTCHNVQDLLRWRGFPWPDAQKKKKKGKK; the protein is encoded by the coding sequence ATGCCTGGTAAAggtaagaagaaaaaaacgaaaaacggtGATGCTAATAAGAAAAAAGGAGGAAAACCGAGAAAATCGGGTGGAGGAAGGAAATCAAGATCGAAAAGTGCCAGATGCAACGTAGATATTTTCACGGAAATAGCAATGGAAAACGCTTACACCACTTGTCACAACGTTCAGGATTTACTGAGATGGAGAGGTTTCCCATGGCCAGACgcgcaaaaaaagaagaaaaaaggaaaaaaatga